A genome region from Mycolicibacterium litorale includes the following:
- a CDS encoding TetR family transcriptional regulator C-terminal domain-containing protein: MPKPSLRDALLDAGFETLHAGGYSATGVAAIAAAARAPKGSFYNHFDSKEALAVEVLARYGRGRRLDLLTEPSVPALQRIRNHLDHLRADLAAYGYQRGCMYGNFAAEAPAGAPGVTAAVTAALGRWRTLLAATIREGQQAGDITGEVDADAAAQMIVDAWEGAALRAKADGDGGPVDNVIAFVFDRILSVP, from the coding sequence ATGCCCAAACCCAGTCTCCGAGATGCGCTGCTGGACGCCGGATTCGAGACACTGCACGCCGGCGGTTACTCGGCCACCGGCGTGGCGGCCATCGCGGCCGCCGCCCGAGCGCCCAAGGGTTCGTTCTACAACCACTTCGACAGCAAGGAGGCGCTTGCCGTCGAGGTGCTGGCCCGCTACGGCCGGGGCCGCCGGCTCGACCTGCTCACCGAACCCTCGGTGCCTGCGCTGCAACGGATCCGCAACCACCTCGACCACCTGCGCGCCGATCTGGCCGCGTATGGATACCAGCGCGGATGTATGTACGGCAACTTCGCCGCGGAGGCGCCCGCCGGGGCGCCCGGGGTCACCGCCGCGGTCACGGCGGCCCTGGGGCGGTGGCGCACTCTGCTCGCCGCGACCATCCGCGAGGGTCAGCAGGCCGGCGACATCACCGGCGAGGTGGATGCCGATGCGGCGGCGCAGATGATCGTCGACGCCTGGGAAGGTGCGGCCCTGCGCGCCAAGGCCGACGGGGACGGCGGACCGGTCGACAACGTCATCGC